The uncultured Sphaerochaeta sp. genome includes a window with the following:
- a CDS encoding TRAP transporter permease, which produces MAKISLDEMNPAMKSKQEQLLSKFEKESKTRKFDHYLLAQGLYWISIIVALYHFGTSFIGYPATHLHRSLHVAMILFMTFFLYPANKKASRKSIPWYDIVLAIASLAVAAYVWIDYINFINRMGSPNTMDVIMGTILILVVLEASRRISGWPLVILSLIFLLYGLFGRNLPGIFMHRGYDWKALVNHIFINTEGIYGTSVDVAASYIFLFIMFGTVMNKCGMGRFFNDLALAFAGSSKGGPAKVAVIASGFLGSINGSAVANVVTTGAFTIPLMKKTGYSNEFSGAVESSASVGGQLLPPIMGAAAFIMAEMLGVKYSSIVVSAAIPALLYYLGILVQVQLRASKLNLEGLPKEQLPKLKDVMRERGHLLIPIAFLLYMLLFSGATVIFSAFWAIVATIAVSMARKTTRMTLRQILDAFSEGTRAVVSVAVACAVVGIIIGVVSLTGFGLNMANAIIQLGQSNLMLTLFLTMITCMILGMGLPSIPAYLITATMAAPALVKLGIPPLAAHMFVFYFAMFANITPPVALASFAAAGLSGGDPMKTGIQSVKLSLAGFIVPYMFIYNSALLLIDVTPLVALRVSITAILGVLLIGMATEGYLFKDMVWPVRIAAFLGALLLISANVVQDVIGFSLAVLVVLFQFYWKHKKQIA; this is translated from the coding sequence ATGGCCAAGATATCCCTTGACGAAATGAATCCTGCCATGAAAAGCAAACAGGAGCAGCTGCTCAGCAAGTTCGAGAAAGAATCGAAAACACGCAAATTCGACCACTATCTCCTTGCCCAGGGGCTGTATTGGATTTCCATCATTGTAGCACTCTACCACTTTGGTACCTCATTCATAGGGTATCCGGCAACACATCTGCACCGCTCACTCCATGTTGCCATGATTCTCTTCATGACCTTCTTCCTCTACCCCGCCAACAAGAAAGCAAGCAGGAAATCCATTCCATGGTATGATATTGTATTGGCAATTGCCTCACTTGCAGTGGCAGCATATGTCTGGATTGATTACATCAACTTCATCAACCGGATGGGAAGTCCCAATACCATGGACGTGATCATGGGAACCATCCTGATTCTCGTGGTACTGGAAGCAAGCAGGCGGATTTCTGGATGGCCATTGGTTATCCTCAGTCTTATCTTTTTACTGTACGGGCTCTTTGGAAGAAATCTTCCAGGAATTTTCATGCATCGAGGCTATGACTGGAAGGCCCTGGTAAACCATATTTTCATCAACACAGAAGGTATCTATGGTACTTCTGTGGATGTAGCGGCATCATATATTTTCCTATTTATCATGTTTGGTACGGTCATGAATAAGTGTGGTATGGGACGGTTCTTCAATGATCTGGCCCTTGCCTTTGCAGGAAGCTCCAAGGGTGGTCCGGCTAAGGTGGCAGTCATAGCAAGTGGGTTCCTTGGTTCCATCAACGGAAGTGCTGTCGCCAACGTGGTTACCACGGGAGCCTTTACCATCCCCTTAATGAAAAAGACGGGGTATTCCAATGAATTCAGCGGAGCTGTAGAATCGAGTGCCTCTGTTGGTGGACAGCTTCTTCCTCCTATCATGGGAGCAGCAGCATTCATCATGGCTGAGATGCTCGGAGTCAAATACAGTTCCATCGTTGTGAGTGCAGCAATACCTGCCCTGCTCTACTACCTCGGTATCTTGGTACAGGTACAACTACGTGCTTCCAAGCTAAACCTTGAGGGACTGCCCAAAGAACAACTGCCGAAGCTGAAGGATGTGATGCGGGAACGTGGGCATCTCTTGATTCCCATCGCCTTTCTGCTCTACATGCTGCTCTTCAGTGGAGCCACAGTCATCTTCTCCGCCTTCTGGGCAATAGTTGCCACCATCGCGGTCAGTATGGCAAGAAAGACAACCAGAATGACACTTCGCCAGATTCTCGATGCATTTTCTGAAGGTACCAGGGCTGTAGTCTCTGTAGCCGTTGCCTGTGCTGTGGTGGGAATCATCATTGGTGTGGTGAGTCTTACTGGGTTTGGTCTCAATATGGCCAATGCAATCATCCAGCTTGGGCAGTCCAACCTGATGTTGACGCTCTTCCTCACCATGATCACCTGTATGATCCTCGGCATGGGTCTTCCGTCCATACCTGCATACCTGATCACCGCTACCATGGCAGCTCCGGCCCTTGTGAAGCTTGGCATTCCCCCATTGGCAGCCCATATGTTTGTTTTCTATTTTGCGATGTTTGCCAACATCACCCCTCCGGTTGCCCTTGCATCATTTGCAGCAGCAGGCTTGAGTGGCGGAGATCCCATGAAGACAGGCATACAATCGGTAAAGCTTTCCTTGGCTGGCTTTATCGTTCCCTACATGTTCATCTACAATTCAGCACTCCTGCTCATTGATGTAACACCACTGGTTGCGCTACGGGTATCAATTACCGCCATCTTGGGAGTTCTCTTGATTGGTATGGCAACAGAGGGATATCTGTTCAAGGACATGGTTTGGCCTGTACGTATTGCAGCCTTCCTGGGAGCCCTGCTCTTGATCTCTGCAAACGTGGTACAGGATGTAATCGGCTTCTCTTTGGCGGTTCTGGTTGTACTCTTCCAGTTCTATTGGAAGCACAAAAAACAGATTGCCTAA
- a CDS encoding DUF1850 domain-containing protein produces the protein MKSRTQRSIIVVVLTLVVGTLLLLFFLQRPGLVLVLRDQQTGKVLASIPVEEGEQLTYRWIHSAEFIPWIEEFTIQKDGSFRLNTIKVAGFGAGIPENKGVTSVKDGMVVMEQLDQVFGKIRWIHSQTALTSITVGDTIFITGEDVPHHIPVELTIEGVGTIWPRYPLTK, from the coding sequence ATGAAAAGCAGAACACAACGTAGTATTATTGTTGTTGTCCTCACCCTTGTGGTGGGGACACTGCTTCTCCTCTTCTTCTTACAAAGGCCAGGTCTTGTCTTGGTGTTGCGTGACCAGCAAACCGGGAAGGTGCTGGCCTCGATTCCCGTTGAAGAGGGAGAGCAGCTCACCTACCGTTGGATCCATTCAGCTGAGTTCATTCCCTGGATTGAGGAATTCACCATCCAAAAGGATGGCTCATTCCGCCTCAACACCATCAAGGTTGCAGGCTTCGGAGCTGGTATTCCTGAGAACAAAGGCGTAACATCTGTGAAAGACGGTATGGTTGTCATGGAACAACTGGACCAAGTGTTTGGAAAAATTCGTTGGATCCATTCCCAAACCGCATTAACCAGCATTACTGTTGGAGACACCATCTTTATCACCGGTGAGGATGTACCCCATCATATTCCGGTAGAATTAACTATAGAAGGAGTAGGAACCATATGGCCAAGATATCCCTTGACGAAATGA
- a CDS encoding TAXI family TRAP transporter solute-binding subunit gives MKRKQLFLIALLALVMSVSLFAAGNSEKVQSGELDRSKYFITVATGPTSGLYYPIGGAFSSVFQNKLGYKSSAQATGASAENVTLIRENRAEMAIAMSDVVAQAYQAFGAYEGKEPATELRALLGLYPNYVQLVTTDKTGIKKFTDLKGKRVGIGAPNSGVEVNARMMYEAHGMTYADSKVDYLNYGEAIAQLKNNMVDAVFVTSGIPNATIMELGTTSKIVLVPIEGEGLATLKKNYPFFVEATIPADVYDTDSDIQTATVRNIMIVNESLPVDVAYDLTKGIFENIEDIQAAHATAKKHITLENSHIGVDIPFHEGAIKYYEEAGL, from the coding sequence ATGAAAAGAAAACAGCTGTTCCTAATCGCTCTTTTGGCTCTGGTCATGAGCGTATCCCTATTTGCTGCGGGCAATAGTGAAAAAGTACAGAGTGGAGAACTTGATAGAAGCAAGTACTTCATCACCGTTGCAACCGGACCTACCAGCGGTCTCTACTACCCAATCGGAGGAGCGTTCTCTTCTGTATTCCAGAATAAGCTTGGCTACAAGTCATCAGCACAGGCAACCGGCGCTTCAGCAGAGAACGTCACCCTGATCAGGGAAAATCGTGCTGAGATGGCCATTGCCATGAGTGACGTTGTTGCACAGGCATACCAGGCCTTCGGTGCGTATGAGGGCAAGGAACCTGCTACAGAGCTTCGCGCTCTGCTCGGTCTCTACCCCAACTACGTACAGCTGGTTACCACTGACAAGACCGGTATCAAGAAGTTCACCGATCTGAAAGGTAAGCGTGTCGGCATCGGCGCCCCCAATAGTGGCGTTGAGGTCAATGCAAGAATGATGTACGAAGCACACGGCATGACCTATGCAGACAGCAAGGTTGACTACCTCAACTATGGTGAGGCTATCGCACAGTTGAAGAACAACATGGTAGATGCAGTCTTTGTAACCAGCGGCATTCCCAATGCAACTATCATGGAGCTTGGAACCACCAGCAAGATCGTACTCGTTCCCATCGAAGGAGAGGGGCTTGCAACCCTGAAGAAGAACTACCCCTTCTTTGTTGAGGCAACCATTCCTGCTGACGTGTATGACACCGATTCTGATATCCAGACCGCCACGGTCCGCAATATCATGATCGTGAATGAAAGCCTCCCTGTCGATGTAGCATATGATCTGACCAAGGGAATCTTCGAAAACATCGAAGACATCCAGGCAGCACATGCTACTGCAAAGAAGCACATCACCCTTGAGAACAGTCACATTGGTGTGGATATCCCCTTCCATGAAGGAGCTATCAAATACTACGAGGAAGCAGGACTGTAA
- a CDS encoding prenyltransferase, protein MTTRQFLNIVEMRTKVISMGTFACASLYALHMLDSVPLLPWVIMGFATLFVDMGTTGFNTFFDYYRGTDNLTYTKEKEKVLVHEQVNPLSALLISLALFALAAVLGLILASMTSWYLIVVGGLCMLVGFFYTAGPLPISRTPFGELFAGGFLGSVLFLITLFVLGVPLGAKEVAATVPFLLLIGMILSVNNGCDRIGDTANGRKTLSILLGKRGSVGLVATEGLAAYLVSAVFVFVGMYPVYFLPLLVFLAIRFLVQFRRVRREGMDEAHKAQHMGFASSTFISFSLSFVIAFLLSRVFGSPVF, encoded by the coding sequence ATGACAACACGCCAGTTCCTTAATATTGTCGAGATGCGAACGAAGGTTATCAGCATGGGAACCTTCGCCTGTGCCTCTCTGTATGCACTGCATATGCTTGATAGCGTACCCCTGCTTCCTTGGGTGATCATGGGGTTCGCAACCCTGTTTGTTGATATGGGAACCACCGGCTTCAATACCTTCTTCGATTACTATCGAGGGACCGATAACCTTACCTATACCAAGGAGAAAGAGAAAGTGCTTGTGCATGAACAGGTGAACCCGCTCTCTGCCTTGCTTATCTCCCTTGCCCTGTTTGCCCTTGCTGCTGTACTGGGCCTCATTTTGGCCTCTATGACCAGCTGGTATCTTATCGTTGTAGGTGGGCTGTGCATGCTTGTTGGTTTCTTCTATACAGCCGGGCCGCTGCCGATCAGCCGGACCCCGTTTGGTGAACTGTTTGCCGGAGGCTTTCTGGGCAGTGTTCTCTTTTTGATCACGCTCTTTGTCCTAGGGGTTCCCCTTGGTGCCAAGGAGGTTGCTGCAACTGTTCCCTTCCTTTTGCTTATTGGTATGATCCTTTCGGTGAACAATGGGTGTGACCGAATAGGTGATACAGCAAATGGAAGGAAAACACTTTCTATTCTCCTGGGAAAACGAGGCAGTGTTGGCTTGGTTGCAACTGAAGGGCTGGCTGCCTATCTGGTAAGTGCAGTGTTTGTGTTTGTTGGAATGTATCCAGTGTACTTCCTTCCTCTGCTGGTATTTCTGGCCATCCGTTTCTTGGTTCAGTTTAGGAGAGTGAGGAGGGAGGGAATGGATGAAGCACACAAAGCCCAACATATGGGCTTTGCTTCTTCTACCTTTATCTCTTTCTCATTGAGTTTTGTTATTGCTTTCCTACTCAGTAGAGTGTTCGGTTCTCCGGTTTTTTAA
- a CDS encoding MFS transporter, with translation MPREKESIYRGDTGVRVFLTTILLTGLAYGLYRGIQDNYLAEIVKISEFERGIVEFFRELPGLLLIFILASMYRFSESTVYKVGTLIMLFGLLGLLFLGSSKVVVILFMVVFSSGEHIIMPIKSSMSLSFAKSEKGGASLGVTSAISHGGNIGGFVIVSILFLILGRLGYARDSIVGFRVIFFLSASLLFSAAVIALTMKDRGKPVKRSRLYFHRKFGKFYMLEVFYGARKQIFLTFAPYVLILFYGADTSVIAMLLAICAIFGMLLSPVIGILVDKLGYKTIMVADTIILVAVCLLYGFAHRIFPMEIAFIVVCVNFVLDSIISLASMATNVYVRDLSSSREELTATLTTGISVNHLISVMIALLGGLIWKTLGIEVLFSLSAVLGLANSVFAATIKKPENRTLY, from the coding sequence ATGCCGAGAGAGAAAGAATCGATCTACCGGGGCGATACGGGTGTGAGGGTGTTCCTTACTACCATTCTGCTTACCGGTCTTGCTTACGGGCTGTATCGTGGAATTCAGGACAACTATCTTGCAGAGATAGTAAAGATTTCTGAATTTGAACGGGGAATTGTAGAATTCTTTCGTGAATTACCAGGACTTCTGCTAATATTTATCCTCGCCTCCATGTATCGATTCAGTGAGAGTACCGTCTACAAGGTAGGTACGCTTATCATGCTCTTCGGTTTGCTTGGCTTGTTGTTTCTCGGCTCCAGCAAAGTAGTAGTCATCCTCTTCATGGTTGTTTTCAGCAGCGGAGAGCATATCATTATGCCAATCAAGAGCTCGATGTCCCTCTCCTTTGCAAAGAGCGAGAAGGGAGGAGCCAGCCTAGGGGTAACCTCAGCGATCAGTCATGGGGGAAATATCGGTGGTTTTGTCATCGTCTCCATCCTCTTTCTGATCTTGGGTCGCCTTGGGTATGCAAGGGATTCAATTGTTGGTTTCAGGGTGATATTCTTCCTCTCTGCATCCCTACTCTTCTCTGCAGCAGTTATTGCCCTTACCATGAAGGATCGGGGAAAACCGGTCAAACGAAGCCGGTTGTACTTCCATCGAAAGTTTGGGAAGTTCTACATGCTGGAAGTATTCTATGGAGCAAGAAAGCAGATCTTCCTTACCTTTGCTCCCTATGTCCTGATCCTTTTCTATGGAGCCGACACCTCAGTAATTGCGATGCTGCTCGCCATCTGTGCAATCTTCGGCATGTTGCTCAGCCCGGTTATCGGAATATTGGTGGACAAGCTGGGATATAAGACCATCATGGTAGCCGATACCATCATTCTCGTTGCGGTCTGTTTGCTCTATGGTTTTGCGCACAGGATCTTCCCGATGGAGATAGCCTTCATTGTGGTGTGTGTCAATTTTGTACTCGATTCAATTATCAGCCTTGCAAGCATGGCAACAAATGTGTATGTAAGAGACCTATCCTCTTCCCGTGAAGAGCTTACAGCTACCCTTACAACGGGTATCTCGGTCAATCACCTGATCAGTGTCATGATCGCATTGCTTGGTGGACTTATCTGGAAAACGCTCGGCATTGAAGTACTTTTCTCCCTTTCTGCAGTCCTTGGTTTGGCTAACTCGGTGTTTGCAGCAACTATTAAAAAACCGGAGAACCGAACACTCTACTGA
- a CDS encoding FadR/GntR family transcriptional regulator, whose product MKEIKRISVTTQVIDSIRESIMNGTYPIGTKLPAEIQLCKMLSVSRSTVREAMRSLQAEGYVELISGKGAFVRDNQSHDYDAIRSWFIESAPTLKDTTDVREALETVQVRMAVSRATDEEVAQLEVIHQHFISQNSQANVAALAALDEEFHTQICKMSHNPLLLKINELLAMELKRYRLMSISVKTSSENTIREHELIITALKERDSQKAAAYMLAHLGSSLADINKVLEGQS is encoded by the coding sequence ATGAAAGAAATAAAAAGAATATCCGTAACCACACAAGTCATTGACTCAATTCGAGAATCCATCATGAATGGAACCTATCCTATTGGAACGAAACTGCCAGCAGAAATCCAGCTCTGCAAGATGCTTTCGGTAAGCAGGTCTACAGTACGTGAGGCTATGCGATCACTTCAAGCTGAAGGATATGTAGAGCTCATTTCCGGGAAAGGGGCTTTTGTACGTGATAATCAGAGCCATGACTATGATGCCATTCGTTCTTGGTTTATAGAGTCCGCCCCCACCCTGAAAGACACTACCGATGTACGAGAAGCTCTGGAAACCGTGCAGGTGAGAATGGCTGTGAGTCGTGCAACAGATGAGGAAGTGGCACAATTGGAGGTCATCCACCAACATTTCATCTCTCAAAACAGCCAGGCGAATGTAGCTGCCCTGGCGGCATTGGATGAAGAATTCCATACACAGATCTGCAAAATGTCGCATAACCCACTCTTGTTAAAAATCAACGAGCTCCTTGCAATGGAGCTTAAGCGCTATCGTCTCATGTCCATATCAGTAAAAACCAGTTCAGAAAATACTATTCGAGAGCATGAGTTGATCATCACAGCATTAAAAGAACGCGATTCTCAAAAAGCAGCTGCATATATGCTTGCACATCTGGGAAGTTCCCTTGCCGATATCAACAAAGTACTTGAGGGACAATCTTAG
- a CDS encoding TRAP transporter substrate-binding protein: MKKLIAVLLMVTMSMTLVFAQGGNEKSSGTESVTLTVYSPGNANSVPTKTILKYKELVENASNGTIKMVAHHSGELGNDAEALQSTRMGTIDIIFAGTSGFTSFYEDAKILDLPFLFDSAQEAYEIVNGDIGEEIFADLPSVGLVYLSEGDNGMRHIATTNRPIDSVADVDGLKIRVPTSKMYLDVWSALGATPVALALNELAIALANGTAEAQDNATYHLVANATYDDIEHYSFINYMWMGCTMAMNQVSWNKLSPEQQNILKEQAIVAAKYSFDTIEEDNVSATKVLKEAGVQFNETPDIQSFKDKLGGSAYYTQYKDAAWYNQAILDAILAN, encoded by the coding sequence ATGAAGAAACTGATCGCTGTATTGCTTATGGTAACCATGAGCATGACCCTTGTATTTGCACAAGGTGGAAATGAGAAAAGTAGTGGGACAGAGAGTGTTACACTCACCGTGTATTCACCAGGTAATGCAAACTCTGTTCCTACCAAAACCATTCTGAAATATAAAGAACTGGTAGAGAATGCTTCCAATGGAACAATCAAGATGGTGGCTCATCATTCTGGAGAGCTGGGCAACGATGCAGAAGCCTTGCAGTCAACCAGAATGGGTACCATTGATATCATCTTTGCAGGAACCAGTGGGTTTACCAGTTTCTATGAGGATGCTAAAATTTTGGATTTGCCATTCTTGTTTGACTCTGCCCAGGAAGCCTATGAAATCGTTAACGGTGATATTGGAGAAGAGATTTTCGCAGACTTGCCATCGGTAGGATTGGTCTATCTCTCAGAAGGCGATAATGGAATGCGTCACATTGCAACGACAAATAGACCCATTGATTCAGTTGCTGATGTCGACGGGCTAAAAATCCGCGTACCAACCAGTAAGATGTATCTTGATGTCTGGAGTGCCCTTGGTGCAACCCCTGTAGCCCTTGCATTGAATGAATTGGCAATCGCTTTGGCAAACGGTACTGCTGAAGCTCAGGACAACGCAACTTATCATCTTGTAGCAAACGCTACATATGATGATATCGAGCACTACAGTTTTATCAACTATATGTGGATGGGCTGTACCATGGCTATGAACCAGGTCAGCTGGAACAAGCTCTCTCCTGAACAGCAGAACATTCTTAAAGAGCAGGCAATTGTAGCAGCCAAATACTCTTTTGATACCATTGAGGAAGATAATGTCTCTGCAACGAAAGTACTCAAGGAAGCTGGAGTCCAGTTCAATGAGACCCCAGATATCCAGAGCTTCAAGGACAAGTTGGGTGGATCCGCGTACTACACGCAGTACAAGGATGCAGCTTGGTACAACCAAGCAATCTTGGATGCAATCTTGGCAAACTAA
- a CDS encoding TRAP transporter small permease yields the protein MVVIRKILDGFVKCISVLLMLLVAGIVLLMLNELVLRNLLGSSFKGMTELSGFMFLWMAFLGIIVLYDQNRMISLDMFFVRTKGRLRTVLWVIQRFAAILLGIVMILAFKGLYPFISTEFYSSMPSFSKMYQYVPMVITGVFLCVKSMYDLVVKARGENVS from the coding sequence ATGGTAGTAATAAGAAAAATACTGGATGGCTTTGTAAAATGCATATCTGTTTTACTCATGCTTCTGGTAGCTGGAATTGTGTTATTGATGCTAAACGAACTAGTGCTTCGTAATCTCCTCGGTTCTTCTTTCAAAGGAATGACAGAACTTTCTGGGTTTATGTTTTTATGGATGGCATTTTTGGGCATCATTGTATTATATGACCAAAACAGAATGATCTCCCTTGATATGTTCTTTGTAAGGACGAAGGGCAGATTACGCACAGTGCTATGGGTCATTCAGCGTTTTGCAGCAATATTGCTTGGAATCGTGATGATTCTGGCATTCAAAGGACTCTATCCTTTCATCAGTACTGAGTTTTACTCTTCAATGCCGAGCTTTTCAAAGATGTATCAGTATGTCCCCATGGTAATTACTGGTGTGTTTCTTTGTGTTAAATCCATGTATGACCTTGTTGTGAAGGCAAGAGGGGAGAACGTGTCATGA
- a CDS encoding TRAP transporter large permease — MILFFGSFILLLLIGVPISISIGASAVLGCLNLGYPLMVIGQKMVSGIDSFLLIAIPLFILAGNLMNAGKITEKIFDFAKRLVGWIPGGLGHANIVASLIFAGMSGSAAADAGGLGTIEMEAMSTNGYDDDFSAAVTASSTVIGPIFPPSIPLIIYGSVASVSVSQLFMGGVVPGLLMAIALMIMVFVFAINRSYQRVAFSLVLLVKQFFASILSIITPLIILSGFTLGWFTPTEASSVAVAYALVIALVVYRTLDWKTFKECLLESAITSANTLFIIGTSMLFSYVLIKEGVSTQMATFILGISDNPYIILLVINILLLVLGMFMEPGAILTLMLPVLLPIVKALGLDLVHFGVVMVLNLMIGQVTPPFGVCLFIIADVAKISLNRMYKAILPFIIPLLVVLFLVTYMPQIVTWLPDVLLHA, encoded by the coding sequence ATGATATTGTTTTTTGGTAGTTTTATACTTTTGCTGTTGATTGGGGTACCGATCAGCATATCGATTGGAGCCAGTGCGGTATTGGGATGTTTGAACCTCGGGTATCCCTTGATGGTGATAGGCCAGAAAATGGTCAGTGGTATCGATTCATTCTTGTTGATAGCAATCCCCTTGTTCATCTTGGCCGGCAACCTGATGAATGCTGGAAAGATAACAGAAAAGATCTTTGATTTTGCAAAACGCTTGGTAGGATGGATACCTGGTGGATTGGGTCATGCCAATATTGTAGCAAGCTTGATTTTCGCAGGTATGAGCGGTAGTGCCGCAGCAGATGCAGGAGGACTTGGAACCATTGAGATGGAAGCAATGTCCACCAATGGATATGATGATGACTTTTCTGCGGCGGTTACCGCATCGTCAACAGTGATTGGGCCTATCTTCCCTCCTTCCATACCCTTGATCATCTATGGGTCTGTTGCATCTGTGAGTGTGTCACAACTGTTCATGGGAGGCGTTGTCCCTGGCTTGTTGATGGCGATTGCTCTTATGATCATGGTCTTCGTATTTGCCATCAATCGTTCATACCAAAGGGTAGCCTTCAGTCTGGTATTGTTGGTCAAGCAGTTTTTTGCTTCGATTCTCTCTATCATAACCCCGCTGATTATTCTCAGTGGATTCACCCTTGGTTGGTTCACCCCAACAGAAGCTTCAAGCGTTGCTGTTGCCTACGCTTTGGTTATTGCTCTGGTAGTGTATAGGACCTTGGATTGGAAGACTTTCAAGGAGTGCCTGCTTGAGAGTGCTATCACGAGTGCAAACACACTGTTTATCATAGGAACCTCGATGCTTTTCAGCTATGTTCTTATTAAAGAGGGTGTCTCAACTCAGATGGCTACCTTTATATTGGGAATCAGTGATAATCCCTATATCATTCTCTTGGTTATAAATATTCTCCTGCTTGTATTGGGAATGTTCATGGAGCCAGGAGCAATATTGACCTTGATGTTGCCTGTCTTGCTTCCCATCGTTAAAGCGCTTGGGCTTGATTTGGTTCACTTTGGTGTGGTCATGGTCTTGAATCTGATGATCGGACAGGTAACACCACCTTTTGGTGTTTGTCTGTTTATCATTGCTGATGTAGCCAAGATATCGTTGAACAGAATGTACAAGGCAATTCTTCCGTTTATTATTCCACTCTTGGTTGTTCTGTTTCTCGTTACGTATATGCCACAGATTGTTACCTGGCTACCCGATGTACTGTTGCATGCATAA
- a CDS encoding SDR family oxidoreductase, whose protein sequence is MKDNLFDVSGKIVVITGGLGQIGAQFVLEFLNRDAKVAVLSRSASFEKARVALGEEASKHKHLLLQRADICKKESIEEALDAIEHAWGTPDVLINNAGIDTQPSAPPEVSGPFEEFPEDVFREVVETNLVGTFLMTQAVGARMVKAGKTGSIINVGSIYGMVSPVQDIYAYKKEMTGVPFIKPVAYSAAKSGIYNLTRYCATYWGKKGIRVNTLTPSGVWRETQDEYFHANYEARMPIGRMAQADEFNGAIIFLSSAASTYMTGSNLVVDGGWTAW, encoded by the coding sequence ATGAAAGACAATTTGTTTGATGTTTCCGGAAAAATCGTTGTAATCACTGGTGGTTTGGGTCAGATTGGAGCCCAGTTTGTCCTTGAATTTTTGAACAGGGATGCAAAGGTTGCTGTCCTCTCCCGTTCTGCCAGCTTTGAAAAAGCCAGAGTAGCTTTGGGTGAAGAAGCTTCCAAGCATAAGCATTTGCTGCTTCAACGCGCTGATATCTGTAAGAAGGAATCTATAGAGGAGGCTCTTGATGCAATTGAACATGCATGGGGTACCCCCGATGTATTGATAAACAATGCAGGTATCGACACGCAGCCAAGCGCTCCGCCTGAAGTCAGTGGTCCTTTTGAAGAATTTCCTGAAGATGTATTCAGGGAGGTTGTAGAGACAAACCTGGTAGGCACTTTCTTGATGACGCAGGCTGTTGGGGCACGCATGGTAAAGGCTGGAAAGACTGGTTCCATTATAAATGTAGGATCAATCTATGGAATGGTGAGTCCTGTACAGGATATCTATGCCTACAAAAAGGAGATGACTGGAGTCCCATTCATCAAGCCGGTTGCCTATAGTGCAGCCAAGAGTGGAATATATAATTTGACTCGTTATTGTGCCACGTATTGGGGTAAGAAAGGTATTCGGGTAAATACCCTAACACCTAGTGGTGTCTGGAGAGAGACCCAGGATGAGTATTTCCACGCAAATTATGAGGCAAGGATGCCGATCGGAAGAATGGCACAGGCAGATGAATTCAATGGTGCAATCATCTTTCTCTCCAGTGCAGCATCAACCTATATGACTGGATCAAATCTTGTTGTTGATGGAGGCTGGACAGCATGGTAG